Proteins encoded together in one Acetobacteroides hydrogenigenes window:
- a CDS encoding RNA-binding S4 domain-containing protein: protein MKKIEFALTKGDYIQLSQLIKAVNIAANGAEAGVMVDDGIVKLNGAVESRKRAKIRVGDVVEILDYTIYVE from the coding sequence ATGAAGAAAATTGAATTTGCTCTCACCAAGGGCGATTACATACAGCTCAGCCAACTGATAAAGGCTGTAAATATTGCAGCAAATGGTGCCGAAGCCGGCGTTATGGTGGACGATGGTATTGTGAAACTGAACGGTGCTGTAGAAAGCCGTAAGCGCGCTAAAATTCGCGTCGGAGATGTGGTGGAGATATTAGATTATACTATTTACGTGGAGTAG
- a CDS encoding peptide MFS transporter yields MFKGQPKGLIAAALANMGERFGFYIMMAILTLFISAKFGLAETTTGYIYSAFYASIYLLALVGGVIADKTKNYKGTILFGLILMAVGYLLISIPTPTPVPNFGLYLTLTCLGLLVIALGNGLFKGNLQALVGQMYDNKEYSDKRDFGFQIFYMFINIGGFFAPFIAIGVRNWWLKVNNFDYNASLPELCHKYLAEGSNMNTESLARLQDYANAAVLDKTPVADLSVFVNSYLDVFNRGFQYAFMAAIVAMVISLVVFLVNKNKFPDPAKKAVVKGGEHKITKEEVQMSAHEIKQRIYALFAVFGVVIFFWLSFHQNGYSLTYFARDYVDLSVININLGFTSIKGAEIFQSVNPFFVVTLTPFIMWFFGTLKRKRIEPSTPMKIAIGMGIAALAYIFLMIFSFVLPSKEALSTMSETQISAIRVTPWIMVILYFILTVAELFISPLGLSFVSKVAPPHLQGLMQGAWLAATAVGNSLLFIGGILYTSVPIWACWLVFVGATAASMIVMLSMVKWLERVTLNSSKA; encoded by the coding sequence ATGTTTAAAGGTCAACCGAAAGGGCTTATTGCAGCAGCCTTAGCCAACATGGGGGAGCGTTTTGGCTTCTACATCATGATGGCGATACTTACGCTGTTTATTTCCGCTAAGTTTGGCTTAGCAGAAACCACAACCGGATATATTTATTCGGCATTCTACGCTTCAATTTATTTGCTGGCTTTAGTTGGCGGTGTTATTGCCGACAAAACTAAAAACTACAAAGGCACAATTCTATTTGGGCTTATTCTAATGGCTGTCGGATATCTTTTAATTTCGATACCAACACCTACACCTGTTCCAAATTTTGGGTTATACCTAACCCTAACCTGTTTGGGACTTCTTGTTATTGCTTTAGGTAATGGCCTTTTCAAGGGAAATCTTCAAGCTCTTGTTGGTCAGATGTACGACAACAAAGAGTATAGCGATAAGAGAGACTTTGGCTTTCAGATTTTCTACATGTTCATCAACATCGGAGGTTTCTTTGCTCCATTTATTGCAATTGGTGTAAGAAACTGGTGGTTGAAGGTTAATAACTTTGACTACAATGCTAGCCTTCCAGAACTTTGCCATAAGTATCTTGCCGAAGGTAGCAACATGAACACTGAATCGCTTGCTCGCCTTCAGGATTATGCCAATGCTGCAGTTCTTGATAAAACTCCAGTAGCCGATCTTTCTGTTTTTGTTAACAGTTACCTTGATGTTTTCAACCGTGGTTTCCAGTATGCTTTCATGGCTGCTATCGTAGCAATGGTTATTTCGCTGGTAGTTTTCTTGGTGAATAAGAATAAATTCCCTGATCCTGCAAAGAAAGCTGTTGTGAAAGGTGGTGAGCATAAGATTACCAAAGAAGAGGTTCAAATGAGCGCGCATGAGATTAAACAGCGCATTTACGCTCTATTTGCCGTTTTCGGTGTGGTAATTTTCTTTTGGCTTTCGTTCCATCAAAATGGGTACTCGCTAACCTATTTTGCCCGCGACTATGTAGATTTGAGCGTTATCAATATTAACTTAGGATTTACAAGCATCAAAGGTGCAGAAATTTTCCAAAGCGTTAACCCATTCTTTGTGGTTACCCTGACCCCATTTATTATGTGGTTCTTCGGTACGTTGAAACGTAAGCGTATTGAGCCATCAACCCCAATGAAGATTGCTATCGGTATGGGTATTGCTGCTTTGGCATACATTTTCCTAATGATATTCTCGTTTGTACTACCTTCTAAAGAGGCTCTTAGCACTATGTCTGAGACTCAGATTAGTGCAATCCGAGTTACTCCTTGGATTATGGTTATCCTTTACTTTATCCTAACTGTAGCCGAACTATTTATTTCTCCACTTGGACTTTCTTTCGTTTCGAAGGTTGCTCCTCCACATCTTCAAGGTTTGATGCAGGGTGCTTGGTTGGCTGCTACAGCAGTAGGTAACTCTCTACTATTTATAGGAGGTATTCTTTACACATCCGTGCCTATTTGGGCTTGCTGGTTGGTATTTGTTGGGGCAACTGCTGCTTCGATGATTGTAATGCTTTCGATGGTAAAGTGGCTTGAGAGGGTTACTTTAAACTCATCAAAAGCGTAA
- a CDS encoding nucleoside permease, whose amino-acid sequence MGIKNRLTLMSFLQFFVWGAWLITIGNYWFATKQWSGSEFGAIFSTMGISSIFMPALIGIIADRWINAEKLYGAIHLLSGGFIFCLTLAGNPEHFFIIMLLAMFFYMPTIALSNSIAYNALKSNGYDVIKSFPPIRVWGTVGFIVAMWVTNLSGNKATEFQFYISATASVILFLFSFTLPKCPPQKGSAAGKSWVESFGLNAFKLFANYKMALFFIFSMFLGAALQLTNAYGDTFLDDFKNIPEYADSFVVKYSTIIMSISQISETLFILAIPFFLKRFGIKNVMLISMLAWVLRFGLFAFGDPQEGLWMIILSCIVYGMAFDFFNISGSLFVETTTDAKIRSSAQGLFMMMTNGFGAVMGSLSSGIIIDKYFTHNGIKDWNGIWLIFAIYALTVAILFAFFFKHKHNPNVSEQSNSTNMESEKEMQASASKI is encoded by the coding sequence ATGGGAATAAAGAATCGTCTTACGCTAATGAGTTTCTTACAGTTCTTTGTGTGGGGAGCTTGGCTTATAACTATTGGCAACTACTGGTTTGCAACAAAGCAATGGAGTGGCTCCGAATTTGGGGCTATATTTTCTACAATGGGCATTTCCTCTATTTTCATGCCTGCTCTAATTGGTATCATTGCCGATCGCTGGATTAATGCAGAAAAACTATATGGAGCAATTCATCTACTTAGTGGAGGCTTCATTTTTTGCTTAACACTTGCAGGAAACCCAGAGCATTTCTTCATTATAATGCTCTTAGCAATGTTCTTTTACATGCCAACCATTGCGCTATCAAACTCTATAGCATACAATGCGCTTAAAAGCAACGGATACGATGTAATTAAATCATTTCCTCCAATCCGCGTTTGGGGAACCGTAGGTTTTATTGTTGCAATGTGGGTTACCAATCTTTCAGGAAACAAAGCAACAGAGTTTCAATTCTACATTTCAGCAACAGCTTCGGTAATTCTATTCCTTTTCTCGTTTACCCTCCCTAAATGTCCTCCACAAAAGGGCTCAGCAGCCGGTAAATCATGGGTGGAGAGCTTTGGTCTCAATGCATTTAAACTATTTGCCAACTACAAAATGGCGCTCTTCTTTATTTTCTCTATGTTCCTTGGAGCAGCGCTACAACTAACTAACGCCTACGGAGACACTTTCTTAGATGATTTTAAGAATATCCCAGAATATGCAGATTCATTTGTGGTAAAGTATTCTACTATCATCATGTCCATATCTCAGATATCCGAAACGCTATTTATTCTAGCCATTCCATTTTTCTTGAAACGATTTGGAATTAAAAATGTAATGCTCATTAGTATGCTTGCTTGGGTACTTAGATTTGGGCTGTTTGCGTTTGGCGATCCTCAAGAAGGCCTTTGGATGATCATTCTTTCGTGTATCGTATACGGCATGGCATTCGATTTCTTTAACATTTCAGGCTCACTGTTTGTTGAAACTACAACCGATGCAAAAATTCGTTCTAGTGCTCAAGGGTTGTTCATGATGATGACGAACGGATTTGGCGCTGTAATGGGAAGCCTATCAAGCGGAATTATTATCGACAAATACTTTACACATAACGGCATTAAAGATTGGAACGGGATCTGGCTAATATTTGCTATCTATGCGTTAACAGTTGCAATTCTATTTGCCTTTTTCTTTAAGCATAAGCACAACCCAAACGTTTCAGAGCAATCTAATTCGACAAATATGGAATCTGAGAAAGAAATGCAAGCATCGGCATCTAAAATTTAG
- a CDS encoding NAD(P)H-hydrate dehydratase yields the protein MKIFPAELVKAIDQYTIANEPIASIDLMERASMAVTSKVMELYPESNQEFSIFAGSGNNGGDGLAIARMLSQQGYRTQIYFIQTTPSTTSDTAINLGRIVPSENLTIETLKPEAVIPYVTPETVIIDTLFGSGVNRPLDAFNKHMVEYINDSGCTIISVDLPSGLMAEDNSTNDPDAIIRADYTITLELPKLALLLPENEQYVGELSIVPIGLHPKALEGFPSNMHFITNEMASKMLYKRRKFAHKGTFGHCYLIAGSQKMLGAAILSSKACMKTGAGLLTTHIPAGLQTALNIAVPEVMIDQDSNTECFTQYSSITNYDAIGVGPGLGTNTTTIATLAQLLTDARRMPMVIDADGLNILAYNKELLKTLPKFAILTPHPKEFERLAGSWNNDIEKIERLYQFAKEHSAYIVLKGAHTIVASPDGRLWFASVGNPGMATAGSGDVLTGIILSLLGQGYSPEEASILGVHLHGLAGDIAAKEESQEALIASSIVDSIGRAFKFLWEIRNL from the coding sequence ATGAAGATATTTCCTGCAGAACTAGTTAAGGCCATTGATCAGTATACTATTGCCAATGAACCTATAGCATCCATAGACTTAATGGAGAGAGCATCAATGGCCGTTACGTCTAAGGTTATGGAACTATACCCTGAGTCTAACCAAGAATTCTCCATTTTTGCAGGTTCGGGCAACAACGGGGGCGACGGGTTGGCCATCGCTCGAATGCTTTCGCAACAAGGATACCGCACCCAAATCTATTTCATTCAGACTACTCCAAGCACTACTTCCGATACGGCCATTAATCTTGGGCGTATTGTTCCATCTGAAAACCTTACCATCGAGACTCTGAAACCGGAGGCTGTTATACCATACGTTACTCCAGAAACGGTAATTATTGATACCCTATTTGGTTCGGGAGTCAATCGACCACTTGATGCTTTTAACAAGCACATGGTTGAGTATATTAACGATAGTGGCTGTACAATTATATCGGTAGATCTGCCATCTGGACTTATGGCCGAAGATAACTCGACGAATGATCCCGACGCTATCATCCGAGCTGATTACACGATAACCTTAGAACTCCCCAAACTAGCCCTTCTTCTTCCTGAAAATGAGCAATACGTTGGAGAGCTAAGCATTGTCCCCATAGGCCTTCACCCAAAAGCTCTTGAAGGATTTCCCAGTAACATGCACTTTATAACAAACGAAATGGCATCTAAGATGCTCTACAAAAGGCGCAAGTTTGCCCATAAAGGAACCTTCGGGCACTGTTACCTAATTGCAGGATCTCAAAAGATGCTTGGAGCCGCTATCCTATCATCAAAAGCGTGCATGAAAACTGGAGCAGGACTGCTTACGACGCATATTCCAGCTGGGCTACAAACTGCTTTAAATATTGCTGTTCCTGAAGTTATGATAGATCAGGACAGCAACACTGAGTGTTTCACACAATACTCCAGCATTACAAATTATGATGCAATAGGGGTTGGACCTGGCTTAGGAACCAACACAACAACTATAGCCACGTTGGCTCAGCTGCTCACCGACGCGCGTAGAATGCCAATGGTTATAGATGCTGATGGGCTGAACATCTTAGCCTACAACAAGGAGTTGCTTAAGACTCTTCCTAAGTTTGCCATCCTTACCCCTCATCCTAAGGAATTTGAGCGCCTCGCGGGGAGTTGGAATAACGACATTGAGAAAATAGAGCGGCTATACCAGTTTGCCAAAGAGCATAGTGCCTACATTGTACTTAAAGGGGCTCACACTATAGTAGCATCGCCAGATGGTCGCCTTTGGTTTGCCTCTGTTGGTAACCCAGGAATGGCAACAGCAGGAAGCGGCGACGTTCTTACGGGAATCATCCTAAGCTTACTTGGACAAGGGTATTCTCCAGAAGAAGCATCCATTCTTGGAGTACATCTTCACGGATTAGCAGGCGATATAGCCGCAAAAGAAGAAAGCCAAGAGGCTCTTATTGCTTCTAGTATTGTAGACAGTATTGGAAGAGCATTTAAATTCCTTTGGGAAATCAGAAATTTGTAA